The genomic segment AATAATCAATATTAGCATCGATCATCGGCTGTAAATAAGATTCAAGCAGCTGCGTCATTTCTGGCGAATATAAATTACCATCTTCAATTAATTGTACCAAGCCATGACCCACTTGTTCTATAATTGTAGTGTGCTGAAACATTTCGGCTGTCTTATTAAATAGTTCACTATTCAGCGTGCCTTTTGTTGCTAGAATCCCTATAACTTGTGTTTTAGAGTTATTTGCAGCGGGTTTAATTGCCGGTTCAATTCCTATAAACGGAATATCATAATCATTTCGAAGTTCGCGAATGGCATTTGTTGTAGCGGTATTACATGCAACGACAATTAATTTGCAATTTTTCTCAAGCAAAAACTCTACATTTTTTTTGCTTAATGCAACAATTTCCTCTTTTGTTCTTTGTCCATATGGAGCATTTTTACTGTCAGCTAAGTAAATTGTTTTTTCGTTCGGAAGTAATTCGTGTATTTCTTTCCAGATTGAAGTTCCTCCAATACCAGAGTCAAAAACGCCTATAGGATTATTGTTTGTCATAAGACAAAGTTACATATTTCTTACTTTTTCTGCAATCGGGAATTTTAAATTAAAGTATAATTTATTGTAAATAAAATACTATATTTACCCTAAACCTTAAAACATTTACCACATGAAAATTATTGAAAAATTAGGAGCTCAAAAATTATCTAAACAAGAACTTAAACAAATCAATGGAGGAAATGCTCCAGAGTGCTATGGCATAGCTTGTATCGTTGGATTTGATGAAACCAGAAAACCTATTTGGGAATGTTTTCCTTCAGGAACTAAATGTCCGCCAAGAGGCTAATACACTTTTGTGTATTGAAGAAAAGGAGTCCAATATTGGGCTCCTTTTCTTTTTGAATTTAATAAACAATCTTTTTACAAGGGAAATCCATAAAAAATAAAAACGGCTCAAACTTTTTAAGCTTGAGCCGTTTTATTTTATCAGAATCGTTTTCTTAGAATCCTAAATCTTTTTTCACATCAGCAGTAATGTTTGGACCATCAGCTAATAAAAGAGTAGAACCATCTAAAACATATTGAAAACCTTTAGCTTTTCCAACTTTTTGGATAGAAGCTCTTACTTTTTCCATTAATGGTTTTACTATATCAGTTTCTTTTTGTTGAAGTTCTTTTTGAGCATTGTCTCTGTAATCAACAATTCTTTTTTGCATATCCTGAACTTCTTTAGAACGATCTCCGTTTACAGCTTCAGTTACAGTTGCAGCTTCTGCTTCATACTTTTTGATTTTAGTTTGATATTCATCAACCATTTTTTTGTATTCAGCATCATATGTACCACTTAATTTTTGCAGTTGATTTTGAGCATCTAACATAGCAGGCATTTTCGACATGATCTCGCTAACATCAACATGGGCAACCTTCGCCTGTGCGTTCATTGTATTACTTGCTCCTAAAATAAGTATTGCAGCAATTAGTAAAGTTTTGATTTGTTTCATCATTTTTAAAATATTAATTAATTATTGGTCGTATTTGTTTTTTGTGTTTCGGCTTCTTTTGCTTTTTTAGCCGCTTCTCGTTCTTCGAGTATTTTTTTTCTTCGTTCTTCTAATTCTTTTTTGCGCTGTTCATACAGTTTTTGTCTTTCTGCAGCTTTGTCTACTACCGGCTCTGTTGTTTCAGGAGTTGTAGTTGTAGTAGAGGCAGGCTTAGCGGTTTCTCCAGTTTTAGCAGCTTCAGCAGGTTTTGACGTTTCAGTTGTTTTAGCAGCTTCTGTTGCTGTTTTAGCAGTTTCAGAAACCGTGCCATTTTTTTTGGCTTCTCTTTCAGCCTGAATAGCTTT from the Flavobacterium sp. genome contains:
- the murI gene encoding glutamate racemase; this translates as MTNNNPIGVFDSGIGGTSIWKEIHELLPNEKTIYLADSKNAPYGQRTKEEIVALSKKNVEFLLEKNCKLIVVACNTATTNAIRELRNDYDIPFIGIEPAIKPAANNSKTQVIGILATKGTLNSELFNKTAEMFQHTTIIEQVGHGLVQLIEDGNLYSPEMTQLLESYLQPMIDANIDYLVLGCSHYPYLIPQIKKILPEHIKIIDSGEAVARQTQNILREKVGFTDAVQNDPEFFVNSNPAVLQSILENKYPVIEKDF
- a CDS encoding bacteriocin, with product MKIIEKLGAQKLSKQELKQINGGNAPECYGIACIVGFDETRKPIWECFPSGTKCPPRG
- a CDS encoding OmpH family outer membrane protein, whose translation is MMKQIKTLLIAAILILGASNTMNAQAKVAHVDVSEIMSKMPAMLDAQNQLQKLSGTYDAEYKKMVDEYQTKIKKYEAEAATVTEAVNGDRSKEVQDMQKRIVDYRDNAQKELQQKETDIVKPLMEKVRASIQKVGKAKGFQYVLDGSTLLLADGPNITADVKKDLGF